Proteins from a genomic interval of Zingiber officinale cultivar Zhangliang chromosome 2A, Zo_v1.1, whole genome shotgun sequence:
- the LOC122041870 gene encoding PHD finger protein At1g33420-like, with product MVVNDRPQKRAKRRVTATPFDFLTFPGDVGAVGLDGPFRENIRIFLSLHGRPLAALPILAPSAAPSVDRPHLLTWRVPFRVSSADGREGTPAPDVELYVLEEDVLQSKSIYCDQCRVVGWSDHPVCGKRYHFIIRNDKSSLSGAGVACTRCGALLSYSNLRCLSCSCEITYDSYESWACLLLQDYTHLLHGIVHANGYGHLLRVNGREGGSKYLTGFNIMSFWDRLCKMLHVRKVSVMDISKKHGMDYRLLHAVTVGHPWYGNWGYKFGTGSFALTAESYQKAVDTLSSLQLSIFLSGTRFPRTQLQNTISLYCSLSDCQLLTIRDLFCYLMQLLHFPPAGHKSAEVAAVGALCAWSRDQVDLAKATVIKFLRAVVGPQWVTWRALRRASCHAIKPPELLDYCLKVIVGEQVSNGSIVARYNLDSKTIEYRLEATNSQLTATPCLPRLSRGQLVHDLRFLYDSLLNPITMQPYRPKTVREAALNSAFKLLDCKQLIRHYDEPVLNLLPTNPFVMALWCHVELVDYPDDYIVLPPELLVMPVEATIFDLKKMVTKAFQETYLIFQRFKVEQLVNYEDASDVTPIKTLFGSRGMVQIRGRCDGNNQNLGQYRKERGLDNWIVDCSCGAKDDDGERMMACDVCGVWHHTRCAGIDDSEDPPARFVCEKCTSICKRRGKASGGLENGNPIGRCQDEIRSSFARAGSFECLTTVG from the exons ATGGTGGTAAACGATCGGCCTCAGAAAAGGGCCAAGCGCCGGGTCACGGCCACCCCCTTCGACTTCCTAACCTTCCCAGGCGACGTCGGCGCGGTGGGGCTCGACGGGCCGTTTCGGGAGAACATCCGGATCTTCCTTTCGCTCCACGGCCGGCCCTTGGCGGCGCTGCCGATCCTCGCGCCCTCAGCCGCCCCCTCCGTCGATCGGCCGCATCTGCTCACTTGGCGGGTGCCGTTCCGCGTCAGTAGCGCTGACGGCCGAGAAGGGACGCCGGCGCCAGACGTAGAGCTATACGTCTTGGAGGAAGACGTGCTCCAATCCAAGTCGATATACTGCGACCAATGCCGAGTAGTCG GGTGGAGCGATCACCCAGTGTGTGGGAAGAGATACCATTTCATAATCCGAAATGACAAGAGTTCTTTGTCTGGTGCTGGTGTTGCCTGCACCCGCTGTGGGGCACTGCTGTCATACTCTAATTTAAG GTGTCTCTCATGCAGTTGTGAGATAACTTACGACAGCTATGAAAGCTGGGCATGCCTGCTGTTGCAGGATTATACGCACTTGCTGCATGGTATAGTGCATGCTAATGGATATGGCCATCTTCTCAGAGTAAACGGCAGGGAAGGAGGTTCTAAATATTTAACAGGGTTCAATATTATGAGCTTCTGGGATCGCCTATGCAAAATGCTCCACGTCAG GAAGGTGAGCGTCATGGATATATCCAAGAAACATGGGATGGACTACCGCCTCCTCCACGCTGTCACCGTTGGTCATCCTTGGTACGGGAATTGGGGGTATAAGTTTGGCACTGGCAGCTTTGCTCTGACTGCCGAGTCATATCAGAAGGCCGTCGACACCCTTTCCAGTCTGCAACTTTCTATCTTCCTTTCTGGCACTAGATTCCCCCGGACACAACTGCAGAACACTATTAGCTTGTATTGTAGCCTCTCGGACTGTCAACTATTGACCATCAGAGACCTTTTCTGCTATCTCATGCAGCTGCTACACTTTCCTCCTGCTGGACACAAATCTGCAGAAGTGGCTGCAGTTGGAGCTCTTTGTGCTTGGTCGAGGGATCAAGTGGACTTAGCTAAGGCAACTGTAATTAAGTTTCTTCGAGCTGTTGTGGGCCCTCAATGGGTGACTTGGCGTGCCCTTAGACGGGCCTCATGCCATGCCATCAAGCCACCTGAACTGCTTGACTATTGTCTCAAGGTTATTGTTGGAGAACAAGTCAGTAATGGATCGATAGTTGCTCGCTACAATCTGGATTCAAAGACAATTGAATACAG GCTTGAAGCAACAAATTCCCAGTTGACTGCCACTCCTTGTCTTCCCAGACTGTCTAGAGGGCAGCTCGTCCATGACCTTAGATTCTTGTATGACAGTTTGCTCAATCCAATTACCATGCAGCCGTACAGGCCTAAAACCGTGAGAGAAGCTGCTCTCAATTCTGCCTTTAAGCTTCTTGACTGCAAGCAACTTATAAGGCACTATGATGAGCCTGTGTTAAACCTGTTGCCGACAAATCCATTTGTCATGGCTCTATGGTGTCATGTTGAACTTGTTGACTATCCAGATGATTACATTGTCCTACCACCAGAACTCTTGGTGATGCCGGTGGAAGCCACCATTTTTGACCTAAAAAAGATGGTTACAAAAGCATTCCAAGAGACTTATTTGATATTCCAAAGGTTTAAAGTTGAGCAACTAGTCAATTATGAAGATGCTAGTGATGTGACCCCAATCAAGACTCTGTTCGGCTCACGTGGGATGGTTCAGATCAGAGGAAGATGCGATGGCAACAACCAAAACCTTGGGCAATACCGAAAGGAACGAGGGTTGGACAACTGGATTGTTGATTGTTCTTGTGGCGCCAAGGATGATGATGGAGAGAGGATGATGGCCTGTGATGTCTGCGGAGTCTGGCATCACACCAGGTGTGCTGGAATTGACGATTCAGAGGATCCGCCTGCAAGATTTGTTTGTGAAAAATGTACAAGCATTTGCAAACGCAGAGGCAAAGCATCAGGGGGGCTTGAAAATGGTAATCCTATTGGACGATGCCAGGATGAAATAAGGTCCTCTTTTGCAAGAGCTGGTAGCTTCGAATGCCTGACAACCGTTGGCTAA